One genomic region from Sorangium aterium encodes:
- a CDS encoding phosphomannomutase/phosphoglucomutase produces MKVPRHIFREYDIRGAAERDLTSGLARELGAAFSLLLGRELAAGAPPRRARPKVAVCRDGRLSSDRLFSALTDGLLAGGADVISAGVGPTPLLYFAAHHLHADGAIMITASHNPAPDNGFKLMRGKASFFGKDIQALADLIEEGGADGHSAAAARGDLTEVDLTEDYIAAVRAASRLSGADVRFVIDAGNGAAGPLGVRTLAALGFAPDALFCDIDGLFPNHHPDPTVPENLEALRARVLATGAALGVAWDGDGDRIGVVDERGEVLWGDKLLLLFARSLLAERPGSAVLGEVKCSETLYADIAARGGRPILWKTGHSLIKTKMKEEGALLAGEMSGHMFFADRWFGFDDAIYATVRLLEIVARARRPLGELLADVPETFATPEIRVDCPDAVKFEVVRRVTEHFRRVRPVVDIDGARIDFGGGAWGLCRASNTGPILVLRFEGRSVADRDAARAEVEAVVTAAVRDAVAPLP; encoded by the coding sequence ATGAAGGTCCCCCGACACATCTTCCGCGAGTACGACATCCGCGGCGCCGCAGAGCGCGACCTCACGAGCGGGCTTGCGCGCGAGCTCGGCGCCGCGTTCTCCCTGCTCCTCGGCCGCGAGCTCGCCGCGGGGGCGCCCCCTCGCCGGGCTCGGCCGAAGGTGGCGGTCTGCCGGGACGGCCGCCTCTCGAGCGACCGGCTGTTCTCCGCCCTCACGGACGGCCTGCTCGCGGGCGGCGCCGACGTGATCTCGGCGGGGGTCGGGCCGACGCCGCTGCTCTACTTCGCGGCGCACCACCTCCACGCCGACGGCGCGATCATGATCACGGCGAGCCACAACCCGGCGCCGGACAACGGGTTCAAGCTCATGCGCGGCAAGGCCTCGTTCTTCGGCAAGGACATCCAGGCGCTCGCCGACCTCATCGAGGAGGGCGGCGCGGACGGCCACAGCGCCGCGGCGGCGCGGGGCGATCTCACCGAGGTCGACCTCACCGAGGACTACATCGCGGCGGTGCGCGCCGCGTCCCGCCTGTCCGGCGCCGACGTCCGCTTCGTGATCGACGCCGGCAACGGCGCGGCCGGCCCGCTCGGCGTCCGCACGCTCGCGGCGCTCGGCTTCGCGCCGGACGCGCTCTTCTGCGACATCGACGGCCTCTTCCCGAACCACCACCCGGACCCGACCGTCCCCGAGAACCTCGAGGCGCTCCGCGCCCGCGTGCTCGCGACCGGCGCCGCGCTCGGCGTCGCGTGGGACGGCGACGGCGATCGGATCGGCGTTGTCGACGAGCGCGGCGAGGTGCTCTGGGGGGACAAGCTGCTGCTCCTGTTCGCGCGGTCGCTCCTCGCGGAGCGCCCCGGCTCGGCCGTGCTCGGGGAGGTGAAGTGCTCCGAGACGCTCTACGCCGACATCGCCGCGCGCGGCGGGCGCCCCATCCTCTGGAAGACGGGCCACTCGCTCATCAAGACCAAGATGAAAGAGGAAGGCGCCCTGCTCGCCGGCGAGATGAGCGGGCACATGTTCTTCGCCGATCGGTGGTTCGGGTTCGACGACGCGATCTACGCGACGGTCCGCCTGCTCGAGATCGTCGCCCGGGCGCGGCGGCCCCTCGGCGAGCTGCTCGCCGACGTGCCGGAGACCTTCGCCACCCCCGAGATCCGCGTCGACTGCCCGGACGCCGTGAAGTTCGAGGTCGTCCGCCGCGTGACCGAGCACTTCCGCCGCGTCCGTCCGGTCGTGGACATCGACGGCGCGCGCATCGACTTCGGCGGCGGGGCGTGGGGCCTCTGCCGCGCCTCCAACACGGGCCCGATCCTGGTGCTGCGGTTCGAGGGGCGGTCCGTCGCGGACCGCGACGCGGCCCGCGCCGAGGTCGAGGCCGTCGTCACCGCCGCCGTCCGCGACGCCGTCGCCCCGCTCCCGTGA
- the prmC gene encoding peptide chain release factor N(5)-glutamine methyltransferase: MSEGEQQSEAWTIRRVITWATGDLKKRGASSARLDAELLLGKVLRLDRVGLLIDAERPLDRAELAAYRELHQRRRAGEPVAYLLGVREFYGRPFRVDPRVLIPRPDTEILVEVGLARTRHLALFARVLDLCTGSGCVAVSLACERPTSRVLGVDISDGALAVARENALRLGAVNAGFVRSDLFAGVPSGLRFDLITANPPYIPDEDVAALQIDIRGYEPHLALAGGPDGLVFTRRIVAGAPALLSAGGVLAVEVEAGKAGAVAELFAAAGFGGVSRHLDYGGHERVVSGALP, translated from the coding sequence ATGTCCGAAGGCGAGCAGCAGAGCGAGGCCTGGACGATCCGGCGCGTGATCACCTGGGCCACGGGCGACCTGAAGAAGCGCGGCGCGTCCTCGGCGCGCCTCGACGCCGAGCTCCTGCTCGGCAAGGTGCTGCGCCTCGATCGCGTCGGGCTGCTCATCGACGCCGAGCGGCCGCTCGATCGGGCCGAGCTCGCCGCCTACCGCGAGCTGCACCAGCGCCGCCGCGCCGGCGAGCCGGTCGCCTATCTCCTCGGTGTGCGGGAGTTCTACGGCCGCCCGTTCCGCGTCGATCCGCGCGTGCTCATCCCCCGCCCCGACACCGAGATCCTCGTCGAGGTCGGCCTCGCCCGGACGAGGCACCTGGCGCTCTTCGCGCGCGTCCTCGACCTGTGCACCGGGTCCGGCTGCGTCGCCGTCAGCCTCGCGTGCGAGCGGCCGACCAGCCGCGTCCTCGGCGTCGACATCTCGGACGGCGCGCTCGCCGTCGCCCGCGAGAACGCGCTCCGCCTCGGCGCGGTCAACGCGGGGTTCGTGCGCTCGGACCTCTTCGCCGGCGTGCCGTCCGGCCTTCGCTTCGACCTGATCACCGCGAACCCACCGTACATTCCGGACGAGGACGTCGCCGCGCTGCAGATCGACATCCGCGGCTACGAGCCCCACCTCGCGCTCGCGGGGGGCCCGGACGGCCTCGTCTTCACGCGCCGGATCGTCGCGGGCGCGCCGGCCTTGCTCTCCGCCGGCGGCGTGCTGGCGGTGGAGGTCGAGGCCGGCAAGGCGGGCGCGGTGGCCGAGCTCTTCGCCGCGGCGGGGTTCGGCGGTGTCTCGAGGCACCTCGACTACGGCGGGCACGAGCGCGTCGTCTCCGGCGCCCTGCCCTGA
- a CDS encoding phage holin family protein, translating into MRQLDPRPESSTADLVKEAIAEARELMQVEVALARDEMNQEISRAKASCVALGAAAAAALLGVALVLVAIALAIAPEPLPALLIGLAFIALAIVVGVVGYKSVPRRPLERTRGRLGADVRLVRELV; encoded by the coding sequence ATGAGGCAGCTGGATCCCAGGCCGGAGAGCTCGACAGCAGATCTCGTGAAGGAGGCGATCGCCGAGGCCAGGGAGCTGATGCAGGTCGAGGTCGCGCTGGCGCGCGACGAGATGAACCAGGAGATCTCGCGGGCGAAGGCGTCGTGCGTCGCGCTCGGCGCGGCGGCGGCCGCGGCGCTGCTCGGGGTCGCGCTGGTGCTCGTCGCGATCGCGCTGGCCATCGCGCCGGAGCCGCTGCCGGCGCTGCTGATAGGGCTCGCGTTCATCGCGCTGGCGATCGTGGTGGGCGTGGTCGGCTACAAGAGCGTGCCGAGGAGGCCGCTCGAGAGGACCCGGGGCCGCCTCGGGGCGGACGTCCGGCTGGTCCGGGAGCTCGTATGA
- a CDS encoding ATP-binding protein has protein sequence MTHEASLERAPAGGIVLRWLVGLRWAVFALLAATLAVDEALFGYHVRYAIAVPILALAAGLNLALDRRVRSQRGAQTALVAGVVALDLVAIAGVLAASGGAGNPFSALFFVHVALAAALLPPRTTFALAALAACLFAALFALPAGACCPSHPEHGAFSTHLYGMLLAFVLSAALVAHVLLKIRRALDESAAENAALRRRAEEASRFQALGALAAGTAHELGTPLGTIAVLAGESLRDPGSSDAAQRRARTIAEQVERCRVVIARMRADVRASDLRAGVEVGEAARRGVQAWQAAHPGVAVEVRGDLAPRRTVPLDAADVEAALFALLDNALEALGPSPAVAEPIVVTVGDEGGAPVISVEDGGAGVAPGLEGRLGEPFVTTKAPGEGMGLGLYLVRTLIEQVGGCLTVSPRQGSGERGTRVALRLAPVDS, from the coding sequence GTGACGCACGAAGCTTCCCTGGAGCGGGCGCCGGCGGGAGGGATCGTCCTCCGGTGGCTCGTCGGACTGCGCTGGGCGGTGTTCGCGCTGCTCGCGGCGACCCTGGCCGTCGACGAGGCGCTGTTCGGCTACCACGTCCGGTATGCCATCGCCGTACCCATCCTGGCGCTGGCCGCCGGGCTCAACCTCGCCCTCGACCGGCGGGTGCGCTCGCAGCGGGGCGCGCAGACGGCCCTCGTCGCCGGCGTCGTGGCGCTCGATCTCGTCGCGATCGCCGGGGTCCTCGCCGCGTCGGGCGGCGCGGGCAACCCGTTCAGCGCCCTCTTCTTCGTGCACGTCGCCCTCGCCGCGGCGCTCCTGCCGCCGCGGACGACCTTCGCGCTCGCCGCGCTCGCGGCCTGCCTCTTCGCGGCGCTCTTCGCGCTCCCCGCCGGCGCGTGCTGCCCGAGCCACCCGGAGCACGGCGCGTTCTCCACCCACCTCTACGGGATGCTCCTCGCCTTCGTGCTGAGCGCGGCGCTCGTCGCCCACGTCCTCCTGAAGATCCGCCGCGCGCTCGACGAGAGCGCGGCCGAGAACGCGGCGCTGCGCCGGCGCGCGGAGGAGGCGTCCCGCTTCCAGGCGCTCGGCGCGCTCGCGGCCGGCACCGCCCACGAGCTCGGCACCCCGCTCGGCACGATCGCGGTGCTCGCCGGGGAGAGCCTCCGCGACCCCGGATCGAGCGACGCCGCGCAGCGCCGCGCCCGGACGATCGCGGAGCAGGTCGAGCGCTGCCGCGTGGTGATCGCGCGCATGCGGGCGGACGTCCGGGCGAGCGACCTGCGCGCCGGGGTCGAGGTCGGCGAGGCGGCCCGGCGCGGCGTGCAGGCCTGGCAGGCGGCGCACCCCGGCGTCGCGGTCGAGGTGCGGGGCGATCTCGCGCCGCGCCGCACGGTGCCGCTCGACGCGGCCGACGTCGAGGCGGCGCTGTTCGCGCTGCTCGACAACGCGCTCGAGGCGCTCGGGCCGAGCCCCGCGGTCGCGGAGCCGATCGTGGTCACCGTCGGGGATGAGGGCGGCGCGCCCGTGATCAGCGTCGAGGACGGCGGCGCGGGCGTCGCGCCGGGCCTGGAAGGCCGGCTCGGCGAGCCGTTCGTGACCACCAAGGCGCCCGGCGAGGGCATGGGCCTCGGGCTCTACCTCGTGCGGACGCTCATCGAGCAGGTCGGCGGCTGCCTCACGGTGTCGCCGAGGCAGGGGTCTGGCGAGCGCGGCACGCGCGTCGCCCTGCGCCTCGCGCCGGTGGACTCATGA
- a CDS encoding response regulator transcription factor, translating into MSSEAAGDPTLLIVDDDATFRTALGQALGKSGFAVSLAESAEEAAAMARGHVFEYALVDVRMPGQSGIDLVGTLRSMDDGIRIVVFTGYGTIANAVAAIRAGAVDYLTKPVDAARCARSLLGVDPAARGDEDLPSLERVEWEYLQRVLADCEGNISEAARKLRMHRRSLQRKLSRLPPRS; encoded by the coding sequence ATGAGCTCCGAGGCCGCCGGCGATCCGACGCTGCTCATCGTCGATGACGACGCGACCTTCCGGACCGCGCTCGGGCAGGCGCTCGGCAAGAGCGGGTTCGCGGTGTCCCTCGCCGAAAGCGCCGAGGAGGCCGCGGCGATGGCGCGAGGGCACGTGTTCGAGTACGCGCTCGTGGACGTCCGGATGCCAGGGCAGAGCGGGATCGACCTCGTGGGGACGCTGCGGAGCATGGATGACGGCATCCGTATCGTGGTGTTCACCGGATACGGCACGATCGCGAACGCGGTGGCGGCGATCCGGGCCGGGGCGGTCGATTACCTGACCAAGCCGGTGGACGCGGCCCGGTGCGCGCGGTCGCTGCTCGGCGTCGACCCTGCCGCGCGGGGCGACGAGGACCTGCCGTCGCTCGAGCGGGTGGAGTGGGAGTACCTCCAGCGCGTGCTCGCGGACTGCGAGGGGAACATCTCGGAGGCGGCGCGCAAGCTCAGGATGCACCGCCGCTCGCTCCAGCGGAAGCTCTCGCGCCTGCCGCCGAGATCGTGA
- a CDS encoding carotenoid oxygenase family protein, translated as MRQRVPDALMAASTEELTKVELAVLDSSHSGGVPRDLTGHVFAIGPVGSVDGDLPRSDGAPILNGNGMIYRLDFGRGGAVRLTSKIARTPCYHADAASRPGTRFEALGFRDAGLLRFSPHLGLRNHLNTAFVPLHGPRAPARLLVTSDTGRPYEIDPATLELVTPVGRNSTWYPAAPVDHPFPMTLSSAHPCFDAERGELLTVNYGRSLLPLFVASLPRLDELPRSWDRLAAAAASMIEQQLVRPRADRIEAFAKRALELLPARLRSSAPPAPGDLLARQAARFGGVALDEPAGDFVHLLRWDGHNEPERHALVLPSGAPVRIEQSVHQIGLSRRWVVLADTAFRIGLESVAFRGSKESPGVERLVRSLLTMPHEPSTTFYLVRRDALRPGGGPVVVKRVVVPLETLHFLVDYEDAGDRITVHAAHNCATDHGEWLRPCDRHAADRTPAPPRLRGLFPLGQADVNRIGRYTLDAAAERVVDQAVFADAARALGVGLYAYRETGASWMPPDRLENVYWRGGGIWDELSTEFIDRLYAAHPHRSLPLPALRRMRAEGGHPDSLFRFNHRAMRIEDRYEFPRRDVGCWLSSLQFVPRRGGSGADTDGYVVAIVATPRRAEVWIFDATNLARGPLCKLGHPAFRPGLTLHTAWLNAVAPWRSGYRVPVREDYEEFVAEAPGDQVKALFEEEVYPRFA; from the coding sequence ATGCGCCAGCGCGTCCCCGATGCATTGATGGCAGCGAGCACGGAAGAGCTGACGAAGGTCGAGCTCGCGGTCCTGGATTCATCGCACTCGGGCGGCGTGCCCAGGGACCTCACGGGCCACGTGTTCGCGATCGGGCCCGTCGGCTCGGTGGACGGCGACCTGCCCAGATCGGACGGCGCGCCGATCCTCAATGGCAATGGGATGATCTACCGGCTCGACTTCGGCCGCGGCGGGGCGGTCCGGCTGACCTCGAAGATCGCGCGCACGCCCTGCTATCACGCGGACGCCGCCTCGCGCCCCGGCACGCGCTTCGAGGCGCTGGGCTTCCGTGACGCAGGGCTGCTCCGCTTCTCGCCGCACCTCGGCCTGCGGAACCACCTCAACACCGCGTTCGTGCCCCTGCACGGGCCCCGCGCCCCCGCGCGCCTGCTCGTCACGAGCGACACGGGCAGGCCCTACGAGATCGACCCGGCCACGCTGGAGCTCGTCACGCCGGTCGGGCGCAACAGCACGTGGTACCCGGCCGCGCCCGTCGATCACCCCTTTCCGATGACGCTCTCGAGCGCGCATCCATGCTTCGACGCGGAGCGGGGCGAGCTCCTCACCGTCAACTACGGCCGCTCGCTCCTCCCCCTGTTCGTCGCGTCGCTGCCGCGGCTCGACGAGCTCCCGCGCTCCTGGGATCGGCTCGCCGCGGCGGCCGCGTCGATGATCGAGCAGCAGCTCGTCCGCCCGAGGGCGGATCGGATCGAGGCGTTCGCCAAGCGGGCGCTCGAGCTCTTGCCCGCGCGCCTCCGCTCGAGCGCGCCGCCGGCGCCGGGCGACCTGCTCGCGCGGCAAGCGGCGCGCTTCGGCGGCGTCGCGCTCGACGAGCCGGCGGGCGACTTCGTGCACCTCCTGCGATGGGACGGCCACAACGAGCCTGAGCGGCACGCGCTGGTCCTGCCGAGCGGCGCGCCGGTGCGCATCGAGCAGAGCGTGCACCAGATCGGGCTCTCGCGGCGCTGGGTCGTGCTCGCGGACACGGCCTTCAGGATCGGCCTGGAGAGCGTGGCGTTCCGGGGCTCCAAGGAGAGCCCCGGGGTCGAGCGCCTCGTGCGGTCGCTCCTGACGATGCCCCACGAGCCGAGCACGACGTTCTACCTGGTCCGGCGGGACGCGCTGCGGCCGGGCGGCGGGCCGGTCGTGGTGAAGCGGGTCGTCGTCCCGCTGGAGACTCTCCATTTCCTCGTCGACTACGAGGACGCGGGGGACCGCATCACCGTGCACGCGGCGCACAACTGCGCGACCGATCACGGGGAGTGGCTCCGGCCCTGCGATCGGCACGCCGCCGACAGGACGCCGGCGCCGCCGCGCCTGCGCGGCCTGTTCCCGCTCGGGCAGGCGGACGTGAACCGGATCGGCCGGTATACCCTCGACGCGGCGGCCGAGCGCGTCGTGGATCAGGCGGTGTTCGCCGATGCGGCGCGGGCGCTCGGCGTCGGCCTCTATGCGTACCGGGAGACGGGCGCGTCGTGGATGCCGCCCGATCGCCTCGAGAACGTCTACTGGCGCGGCGGCGGGATATGGGATGAGCTGTCGACCGAGTTCATCGACAGGCTCTACGCGGCGCACCCGCACAGGTCGCTCCCCCTCCCGGCGCTCCGCCGGATGCGCGCGGAGGGCGGCCACCCCGACAGCCTGTTCCGGTTCAACCACCGCGCGATGCGGATCGAGGATCGCTACGAGTTCCCGCGGCGCGACGTGGGGTGCTGGCTCAGCTCGCTGCAGTTCGTCCCGCGGCGCGGCGGCAGCGGGGCCGACACGGACGGGTACGTCGTCGCCATCGTCGCGACGCCGCGCCGGGCGGAGGTCTGGATCTTCGACGCGACGAACCTGGCGCGAGGTCCGCTCTGCAAGCTGGGGCACCCGGCGTTCCGGCCAGGGCTGACCCTCCACACGGCGTGGCTCAACGCGGTCGCGCCGTGGAGGTCCGGATACAGGGTGCCGGTGCGGGAGGATTACGAGGAGTTCGTGGCAGAGGCCCCCGGGGACCAGGTGAAGGCGCTGTTCGAGGAAGAGGTCTATCCGCGGTTCGCGTGA
- a CDS encoding site-2 protease family protein: protein MFDQGLTVLRIRGIPIRLHITLLIFLPYVAWAASSQFSLIASSLGIPREEMRLPPLAWGAILAVGLFVAVLVHELAHSFVALKNGIRVRAITLMMLGGVSQMERDDPEHEAWMAFAGPLVSFGIALASYAAYRLLPAPAEIGAALVAFAITNALLGAFNLLPAFPMDGGRVLRGLLLRRLGRARATRIATATGKAMAVAFGLFGLLSWNMILVLIAVFVYMGASAEQARSSTNELLRGIPVARFMTDRLGEAYADESPRAVAERLLRHNLVGARVIDDPRGGEGRREIGVITVWDLARLLQGGVAPATVGAVMPVDVPRAHADDDASRSFDALASGEASVVAVLDEGERVIGLVTSAEIQRALALAGALRAAR from the coding sequence ATGTTCGACCAGGGGCTGACAGTCCTGCGGATCCGTGGAATCCCGATACGGCTGCACATCACATTGCTGATTTTCCTGCCGTACGTGGCGTGGGCGGCGTCGTCGCAGTTCTCGTTGATCGCGTCGTCGCTCGGGATCCCACGCGAGGAGATGCGCCTGCCGCCGCTCGCCTGGGGGGCGATCCTGGCTGTCGGGCTGTTCGTCGCAGTGCTCGTGCACGAGCTGGCCCACTCGTTCGTCGCGCTCAAGAACGGGATCCGGGTGCGCGCGATCACGCTGATGATGCTGGGCGGCGTCTCGCAGATGGAGCGCGACGATCCCGAGCACGAGGCGTGGATGGCGTTCGCCGGGCCGCTCGTGAGCTTCGGTATCGCGCTCGCCAGCTACGCCGCGTATCGGTTGCTCCCGGCGCCGGCGGAGATCGGCGCCGCGCTCGTGGCCTTCGCGATCACGAACGCGCTCCTCGGCGCGTTCAACCTGCTGCCGGCCTTCCCGATGGACGGCGGCCGGGTGCTGCGCGGGCTGCTCCTGCGCCGCCTCGGGCGGGCCCGCGCGACGCGCATCGCGACCGCGACCGGCAAGGCGATGGCGGTGGCCTTCGGGCTCTTCGGCTTGCTGTCGTGGAACATGATCCTGGTGCTCATCGCGGTGTTCGTTTACATGGGGGCGTCGGCCGAGCAGGCGCGCTCCAGCACGAACGAGCTCCTCCGCGGCATCCCGGTCGCGCGGTTCATGACCGATCGGCTCGGCGAGGCGTATGCGGACGAGAGCCCCCGCGCGGTGGCCGAGCGGCTCCTGCGCCACAACCTGGTCGGCGCGCGGGTGATCGACGATCCCCGGGGCGGCGAGGGGCGCCGCGAGATCGGCGTCATAACGGTCTGGGATCTCGCGCGCCTGCTGCAGGGCGGCGTCGCGCCGGCGACGGTCGGCGCCGTGATGCCCGTGGATGTGCCGAGAGCGCACGCGGACGACGACGCGTCCCGCTCGTTCGACGCGCTGGCGAGCGGCGAGGCGAGCGTGGTCGCGGTGCTCGACGAGGGCGAGCGCGTGATCGGCCTGGTGACGTCGGCGGAGATCCAGCGCGCGCTCGCGCTCGCCGGCGCGCTCCGCGCGGCCCGCTGA
- a CDS encoding sensor histidine kinase translates to MTSDRLTRPELTWLLAQEARSAAQKLRQGVGMIATESAPPPTPSPDDGSGGVESTLNRLDEAVSMLASLHGRPMPRGRRGRVDLTALLWEVAPEARVQIEMGEGTTVFGDETELRRMLQVLIAQGGDPTSLTGAPEVSIHRVGDEVSVRVNLGPETPVNFETERVWLSRMALRYGGRLELDGQMQTLTLPAEVDLQRLEVESLRKELAAAQAQGEAYARELAAVFSRAEGERERGSLSGVISRLGGSEPVSHLPPSGDSLAVLVAAVRVLGTQLRGILSAIGRDIAPLRTHGGDAGETASSVGRHVTAASEIVSDLARLGACPLHEFPRHCDVADVLRDVVKDDLARAARHDVRVVVEAPETTQEVVPQGALTVLLHALLDHAISASPPGSEVLVSLTEGPSGVEITFDDAGPPLPAAARSVVLSRDFEAVAQGRPPALPLIAAHAIAAHTNYGIAIEDGPRGDTRVRLTIPRSG, encoded by the coding sequence GTGACCAGCGACAGATTGACCCGACCCGAGCTGACGTGGCTGCTGGCGCAGGAGGCGCGGAGCGCCGCCCAGAAGCTCCGCCAGGGCGTGGGGATGATCGCGACCGAGAGCGCGCCGCCGCCGACGCCGTCGCCGGACGACGGCTCGGGCGGCGTCGAGAGCACGCTCAACCGGCTCGACGAGGCGGTGAGCATGCTCGCCTCGCTCCACGGCCGCCCCATGCCGCGCGGGCGGCGCGGCCGCGTCGACCTGACCGCGCTCCTCTGGGAGGTCGCGCCCGAGGCGCGGGTGCAGATCGAGATGGGCGAAGGGACCACCGTGTTCGGCGACGAGACCGAGCTCCGGCGGATGCTCCAGGTGCTCATCGCGCAGGGCGGCGACCCCACGAGCCTGACCGGGGCGCCCGAGGTGAGCATCCACCGCGTCGGCGACGAGGTGAGCGTCCGGGTCAACCTCGGCCCGGAGACGCCCGTGAACTTCGAGACCGAGCGGGTGTGGCTGTCGCGCATGGCGCTGCGCTACGGCGGCCGGCTCGAGCTCGACGGCCAGATGCAGACGCTGACGCTGCCCGCCGAGGTCGATCTCCAGCGCCTCGAGGTCGAGAGCCTCAGGAAGGAGCTCGCCGCGGCGCAGGCGCAGGGCGAGGCCTACGCGCGCGAGCTCGCCGCGGTCTTCTCGCGGGCCGAGGGCGAGCGCGAGCGCGGGTCGCTGTCGGGCGTCATCTCACGGCTCGGCGGCAGCGAGCCGGTGTCGCACCTGCCCCCGAGCGGCGACAGCCTCGCGGTGCTCGTCGCCGCGGTGCGCGTTCTCGGGACGCAGCTGCGCGGCATCCTGTCGGCCATCGGCCGCGACATCGCGCCGCTCCGGACCCACGGCGGCGACGCGGGCGAGACGGCCTCGTCGGTGGGGCGCCACGTGACCGCGGCGTCAGAAATTGTCAGTGATCTCGCCAGGTTGGGCGCATGTCCGCTCCACGAGTTCCCGCGCCACTGCGACGTCGCCGACGTGCTCCGCGACGTCGTGAAGGACGATCTCGCGCGCGCGGCCCGCCACGACGTGCGCGTGGTGGTCGAGGCGCCGGAGACAACGCAGGAGGTGGTGCCGCAGGGCGCGCTGACGGTGCTGCTGCACGCGCTGCTCGATCACGCCATCAGCGCGTCGCCGCCGGGCAGCGAGGTGCTCGTCTCGCTCACCGAGGGCCCGAGCGGGGTCGAGATCACCTTCGACGACGCCGGGCCGCCGCTCCCGGCCGCGGCGCGGAGCGTCGTGCTGAGCCGCGACTTCGAGGCGGTCGCGCAGGGCCGCCCGCCGGCGCTGCCGCTCATCGCGGCGCACGCGATCGCCGCCCACACCAACTACGGTATCGCCATCGAGGACGGGCCGCGGGGGGATACCCGGGTGCGGCTCACGATCCCGCGATCGGGGTAG